In Dryobates pubescens isolate bDryPub1 chromosome 6, bDryPub1.pri, whole genome shotgun sequence, a genomic segment contains:
- the GREM2 gene encoding gremlin-2 isoform X2, protein MSGLLSLPLQHDKMIWKVALSIFLMAVLVRVTDTRKNRPAGAIPSPYKDSSSNHSERRQQLNKEVLASSQEALVVTERKYLKSDWCKTQPLRQTVSEEGCISRTIINRFCYGQCNSFYIPRHVKKEEESFQSCAFCKPHKVTSSTVQLECPELDPPFRLKKIQKVKQCR, encoded by the exons GATGATTTGGAAAGTTGCCTTGTCCATTtttctgatggcagtgctggttCGAGTAACAGACACCAGGAAAAACCGTCCTGCAGGCGCCATTCCCTCCCCTTACAAAGACAGCAGCAGTAACCACTCGGAGCGGAGGCAACAGCTGAATAAGGAGGTACtggcctccagccaggaggccctGGTGGTCACTGAAAGGAAGTATCTCAAGAGCGACTGGTGCAAGACACAGCCCCTGCGGCAGACTGTCAGTGAGGAGGGCTGCATAAGCCGTACCATCATCAACCGCTTTTGCTATGGGCAATGCAACTCCTTCTATATACCACGACAtgtgaaaaaggaagaggagtcCTTCCAGTCCTGTGCTTTCTGCAAGCCACACAAGGTCACTTCTTCAACTGTGCAGTTGGAGTGCCCTGAGCTGGACCCACCTTTCCGACTGAAGAAAATTCAGAAGGTCAAGCAGTGCCGAT ga
- the GREM2 gene encoding gremlin-2 isoform X3, translating to MIWKVALSIFLMAVLVRVTDTRKNRPAGAIPSPYKDSSSNHSERRQQLNKEVLASSQEALVVTERKYLKSDWCKTQPLRQTVSEEGCISRTIINRFCYGQCNSFYIPRHVKKEEESFQSCAFCKPHKVTSSTVQLECPELDPPFRLKKIQKVKQCRCMSVNLSSGKL from the coding sequence ATGATTTGGAAAGTTGCCTTGTCCATTtttctgatggcagtgctggttCGAGTAACAGACACCAGGAAAAACCGTCCTGCAGGCGCCATTCCCTCCCCTTACAAAGACAGCAGCAGTAACCACTCGGAGCGGAGGCAACAGCTGAATAAGGAGGTACtggcctccagccaggaggccctGGTGGTCACTGAAAGGAAGTATCTCAAGAGCGACTGGTGCAAGACACAGCCCCTGCGGCAGACTGTCAGTGAGGAGGGCTGCATAAGCCGTACCATCATCAACCGCTTTTGCTATGGGCAATGCAACTCCTTCTATATACCACGACAtgtgaaaaaggaagaggagtcCTTCCAGTCCTGTGCTTTCTGCAAGCCACACAAGGTCACTTCTTCAACTGTGCAGTTGGAGTGCCCTGAGCTGGACCCACCTTTCCGACTGAAGAAAATTCAGAAGGTCAAGCAGTGCCGATGTATGTCTGTGAATCTTAGCTCAGGCAAACTGTGA
- the GREM2 gene encoding gremlin-2 isoform X1 produces the protein MSGLLSLPLQHDKMIWKVALSIFLMAVLVRVTDTRKNRPAGAIPSPYKDSSSNHSERRQQLNKEVLASSQEALVVTERKYLKSDWCKTQPLRQTVSEEGCISRTIINRFCYGQCNSFYIPRHVKKEEESFQSCAFCKPHKVTSSTVQLECPELDPPFRLKKIQKVKQCRCMSVNLSSGKL, from the coding sequence GATGATTTGGAAAGTTGCCTTGTCCATTtttctgatggcagtgctggttCGAGTAACAGACACCAGGAAAAACCGTCCTGCAGGCGCCATTCCCTCCCCTTACAAAGACAGCAGCAGTAACCACTCGGAGCGGAGGCAACAGCTGAATAAGGAGGTACtggcctccagccaggaggccctGGTGGTCACTGAAAGGAAGTATCTCAAGAGCGACTGGTGCAAGACACAGCCCCTGCGGCAGACTGTCAGTGAGGAGGGCTGCATAAGCCGTACCATCATCAACCGCTTTTGCTATGGGCAATGCAACTCCTTCTATATACCACGACAtgtgaaaaaggaagaggagtcCTTCCAGTCCTGTGCTTTCTGCAAGCCACACAAGGTCACTTCTTCAACTGTGCAGTTGGAGTGCCCTGAGCTGGACCCACCTTTCCGACTGAAGAAAATTCAGAAGGTCAAGCAGTGCCGATGTATGTCTGTGAATCTTAGCTCAGGCAAACTGTGA